The Rhodospirillales bacterium genome has a window encoding:
- the cas2 gene encoding CRISPR-associated endonuclease Cas2 produces the protein MSKEQLYIVTYDIADKRRWRRVFRIMQGYGEWLQLSVFQCRLTRRRRAELETELREAVKDGHDHVLLLDVGPAAKVNPAIESIGKQFSQVQRQATVI, from the coding sequence ATGAGCAAGGAACAACTCTATATTGTCACTTACGACATCGCCGACAAACGGCGTTGGCGGCGGGTGTTCAGGATCATGCAGGGATATGGAGAATGGCTGCAACTTTCGGTCTTCCAGTGTCGACTGACAAGGAGACGCCGTGCCGAACTCGAGACAGAGCTTCGTGAGGCGGTGAAGGACGGCCACGATCACGTTCTTTTGCTCGATGTCGGCCCTGCCGCAAAGGTCAATCCGGCGATCGAAAGCATCGGCAAGCAGTTTTCGCAGGTACAACGTCAGGCAACGGTGATCTGA